One window of Iamia sp. SCSIO 61187 genomic DNA carries:
- a CDS encoding Fic family protein gives MDQLRTVATGPRLEPADLADALSTVLSDMNEAHPFREGNGRTQRSLITQAAARHGQMLDWSDVSPAENIAASVASLDDPGAFAPLLSRIMGAGDQPSPLRRGAS, from the coding sequence ATGGACCAGCTCCGGACCGTGGCGACAGGCCCACGGCTGGAACCCGCCGACCTCGCCGACGCTCTCAGCACCGTCCTGTCCGACATGAACGAGGCGCACCCCTTCCGGGAGGGCAACGGCCGCACGCAACGCTCGCTCATCACCCAGGCTGCGGCCCGGCACGGCCAGATGCTCGACTGGTCGGACGTCAGCCCTGCCGAGAACATCGCGGCGTCGGTCGCATCCCTCGACGACCCAGGTGCCTTCGCGCCGCTCTTGAGCCGGATCATGGGCGCGGGCGACCAGCCCTCGCCTCTGCGTCGCGGCGCCTCCTGA
- a CDS encoding NAD(P)/FAD-dependent oxidoreductase, which translates to MTTSYDLVVIGAGMAGGAAANKCASEGWRVAIVDELPYGGTCALRGCDPKKILRRGAEIIDSARLMSGKGIDSAGLTINWSDLMKHKHGFTDPAPQSMEQGLIRNGVETFHGTAAFTAPHLLDIDGDTVESTHFLIATGARPNTMDFPGADHLLDSTDFLNLASLPTRILFIGGGFISFEFAHIAARAGSRPVIIDRGERPLKGFDPDLVELLVARSSAVGIDVHRQTVVTSIKSTGSGYRVTVDRAGDQTVIETDLVVHGAGRSPELSRLELDAAGVAHGERGVSVAGHLQSTTNPRVFAAGDSADTPGMPLTPVAVIEGKVAASNMLKNTTIVPDYHGVPTAVFTIPELARVGLLEADARQKDIDLDIRYTDTADWYSNYRTGETTAAAKILVDTSTDTIVGAHMLGPEYGELINFCALAIKLGLTTRQLKSMTAAYPTVTSDLGSML; encoded by the coding sequence ATGACGACCTCGTATGACTTGGTCGTGATCGGTGCGGGCATGGCCGGCGGCGCGGCGGCCAACAAATGCGCGTCCGAAGGCTGGCGTGTCGCGATCGTCGACGAGCTCCCCTACGGGGGCACCTGTGCGCTGCGGGGCTGCGACCCCAAGAAGATCCTGCGCCGGGGCGCCGAGATCATCGACAGCGCCAGGCTCATGAGCGGCAAAGGCATCGACTCCGCCGGGTTGACGATCAACTGGTCTGACCTGATGAAGCACAAGCACGGATTCACCGACCCGGCTCCGCAGAGCATGGAACAGGGGCTGATCCGCAACGGCGTCGAGACGTTCCACGGCACAGCGGCGTTCACTGCGCCGCACCTGCTCGACATCGACGGCGACACGGTCGAGTCGACACACTTCCTGATCGCCACCGGAGCACGCCCGAACACCATGGACTTTCCAGGCGCCGACCACCTGCTCGACAGCACCGACTTCTTGAACCTGGCCAGCCTTCCTACCCGGATCCTGTTCATCGGCGGCGGCTTCATCTCATTCGAGTTCGCGCACATCGCAGCCCGGGCCGGCAGCCGACCGGTCATCATCGATCGCGGCGAACGCCCTCTCAAAGGCTTCGATCCCGATCTCGTCGAGCTCCTGGTCGCCCGCAGCTCGGCCGTAGGGATCGACGTTCACCGCCAAACCGTCGTCACCTCGATCAAATCGACCGGCTCGGGCTACCGCGTGACCGTTGATCGCGCCGGCGACCAAACCGTGATCGAGACCGACCTCGTCGTACACGGCGCAGGCCGCAGCCCAGAACTATCGAGACTTGAGCTCGACGCCGCAGGCGTCGCCCACGGCGAGAGAGGCGTGAGTGTCGCCGGCCACCTCCAGAGCACCACCAACCCACGCGTCTTCGCAGCCGGCGACTCAGCCGACACCCCCGGCATGCCCCTGACCCCGGTCGCCGTGATCGAAGGCAAGGTCGCAGCATCGAACATGCTCAAGAACACGACCATCGTTCCCGACTACCACGGGGTGCCCACGGCCGTCTTCACGATCCCCGAGCTCGCCAGGGTGGGACTGCTCGAAGCAGACGCCAGGCAGAAGGACATCGATCTCGACATCCGCTACACCGACACCGCCGACTGGTACTCGAACTACCGCACCGGCGAGACGACCGCAGCAGCGAAGATCCTCGTCGACACCTCGACCGACACCATCGTCGGTGCCCACATGCTCGGGCCCGAGTACGGCGAGCTCATCAACTTCTGCGCCCTCGCCATCAAGCTTGGACTCACCACCAGGCAGCTGAAGTCGATGACCGCCGCCTACCCGACCGTCACGTCGGACCTCGGCTCCATGCTATGA
- a CDS encoding IS3 family transposase (programmed frameshift) produces MPAPRKYPAELRERAMRLVREAQEQDPELSLNAAVVRIGQRVGVNKDTLRGWCKQADIDAGRRPGTTTSDSQRIKDLETEVHELKRANEILLAASKFLREGARPSTALVVVFIDDHRDRFGVEPICRVLAAHGVAIAPSTYYAAKTRPPSARQIADDALVVEIRRVHFEVGRGVYGARKVWHQLRREGHEVARCTVERLMRAEGLQGARRGRKVRTTSADDAAVRPPDLVKRDFTAPAPNRLWVVDFTYVATWAGMAYTAFVTDVFSRRIVGWRTATSMPTELPLDALEMAIWTRDGHRLDGLVHHSDAGSQYTSIRYAERLTDAGAVASIGTVGDSYDNALAESAIGLYKTELVHRDGPWRTVGDLELATLGWVHWFNETRLHSSLGYVPPVEFENDHYRQLNTQDRPILGQPALH; encoded by the exons ATGCCAGCACCGAGGAAGTACCCGGCCGAGCTGAGGGAGCGGGCCATGCGGCTCGTGAGGGAGGCCCAGGAGCAAGATCCTGAGCTGTCATTGAACGCTGCGGTGGTCCGGATCGGCCAGCGGGTCGGGGTCAACAAGGACACGTTGCGGGGTTGGTGCAAGCAGGCCGACATCGACGCCGGCCGCCGGCCCGGCACCACGACCTCGGATTCCCAGCGGATCAAAGATCTCGAGACTGAGGTCCACGAGCTCAAGCGGGCCAACGAGATCTTGTTGGCGGCGTCGA AGTTTCTTCGCGAGGGAGCTCGACCCTCGACTGCCTTGGTAGTCGTCTTCATCGACGACCACCGCGACCGCTTCGGGGTCGAGCCGATCTGCCGCGTCCTGGCCGCCCACGGCGTGGCGATCGCCCCGAGCACCTACTACGCGGCCAAGACCCGCCCGCCCTCGGCACGCCAGATCGCCGATGATGCGTTGGTCGTCGAGATCAGGCGCGTGCACTTCGAGGTCGGTCGTGGCGTCTACGGGGCCCGGAAGGTCTGGCACCAGCTCCGTCGCGAGGGCCACGAGGTTGCCCGTTGCACCGTCGAGCGGTTGATGCGCGCTGAGGGTCTGCAAGGCGCACGCCGGGGTCGCAAGGTCCGCACGACCAGCGCCGACGACGCAGCGGTGCGGCCCCCGGATCTGGTGAAGCGGGACTTCACCGCCCCAGCGCCGAACCGGCTCTGGGTCGTGGACTTCACCTACGTGGCCACGTGGGCCGGCATGGCCTACACGGCGTTCGTGACCGACGTGTTCTCGAGGCGGATCGTTGGCTGGCGCACCGCAACATCGATGCCCACCGAGCTGCCGCTCGACGCGTTGGAGATGGCCATCTGGACCCGCGACGGCCACCGCCTCGACGGCCTCGTGCACCACTCCGACGCTGGAAGCCAATACACATCGATCCGCTACGCCGAGCGCCTCACCGACGCGGGAGCCGTCGCGTCGATCGGGACCGTCGGGGACTCCTACGACAACGCCTTGGCCGAGTCGGCCATCGGCCTCTACAAGACCGAGCTCGTCCACCGTGACGGCCCCTGGCGAACCGTCGGAGACCTCGAGCTGGCCACCCTCGGCTGGGTCCACTGGTTCAACGAGACCCGCCTCCACAGCAGCCTCGGCTACGTGCCGCCCGTCGAGTTCGAGAACGACCACTACCGTCAACTGAACACCCAGGATCGCCCGATCCTGGGACAACCAGCCCTCCACTGA
- the lgt gene encoding prolipoprotein diacylglyceryl transferase: MVLSAIPSPSQNALELGPLTIRAYGLAIGLGVIVGVVIAQRRWAARGGDPSDISGLAVWAVTVGVVGARAYHVLTDYQRFEGRWLDAFKVWEGGLGIPGGLLAGVVAGVLVARRRDLPAAELLDVAAPAIPIAQAIGRLGNWFNQELFGRPTDLPWGLRIDASRRPDGYLNDATFHPTFLYEALWNLALAGALVLYGRRRPDGPPGRIFALYVAGYAAGRLWVEALRIDEASLIAGVRVNIWVSAAAGAVLAVWWLIHRRDGSPAALDDSTPSTS; encoded by the coding sequence GTGGTCCTGAGCGCCATCCCAAGCCCAAGTCAGAACGCGCTCGAGCTCGGCCCGTTGACCATACGGGCCTATGGGCTGGCGATCGGCTTGGGTGTCATCGTGGGCGTGGTCATCGCCCAGCGACGCTGGGCGGCTCGCGGTGGCGATCCCAGCGACATCTCAGGGTTGGCGGTATGGGCCGTGACGGTCGGTGTGGTGGGCGCCCGGGCGTACCACGTCCTCACCGACTACCAGCGCTTCGAGGGTCGCTGGCTCGATGCGTTCAAGGTCTGGGAAGGCGGACTCGGCATCCCGGGTGGGCTGCTCGCCGGGGTCGTGGCCGGTGTCCTGGTCGCCCGCCGCAGAGATCTGCCCGCGGCCGAGCTGCTTGACGTTGCGGCCCCAGCGATCCCCATCGCCCAGGCCATCGGAAGGCTGGGCAACTGGTTCAATCAGGAGCTGTTCGGCCGTCCGACGGACCTGCCCTGGGGTTTGCGGATCGACGCCTCCCGGCGACCCGATGGCTACCTCAATGACGCGACCTTCCACCCCACGTTCCTCTACGAAGCCCTGTGGAACCTCGCACTTGCGGGCGCCTTGGTCCTCTACGGAAGGCGCCGACCTGACGGGCCGCCGGGACGGATCTTCGCCCTGTACGTCGCCGGATACGCCGCCGGCCGTCTCTGGGTCGAGGCGCTCAGGATCGACGAAGCCTCTCTGATCGCCGGGGTCCGCGTGAACATCTGGGTGAGCGCCGCGGCCGGAGCGGTCCTGGCTGTCTGGTGGCTCATCCACCGCAGGGATGGCTCGCCTGCCGCACTCGACGACAGCACCCCCTCCACATCGTGA
- a CDS encoding toprim domain-containing protein, with product MRSAFDYLAARAGQRPDDALVGPAHRPPGRRCERDPEGLARYARECAATLWTPAGAPILRWLTDERGLPEDVLRVNEIGADTGSRRQFRPDGMPRAAGAVLPTIVDGQPIYAHIRVMRPGPDRTRYLNPAYDLAPSPRMCRYEPARRLHDEIVITEGAIDGLSAAAAGYVAVPFFGTGCPDASHALALARLPGPLVMAFDPEEGKGQRSAAHLRALLAAHQRTALNVRPPDGDLNECLLAGDDWPQRFEAAIADARRAETIGRSLAG from the coding sequence GTGCGGAGCGCCTTCGACTACCTGGCCGCGAGGGCCGGCCAGCGCCCTGACGACGCCTTGGTCGGTCCGGCGCACCGTCCACCCGGGCGTCGGTGCGAGCGGGACCCGGAAGGTCTGGCACGGTACGCGCGGGAGTGCGCCGCGACGCTCTGGACCCCGGCGGGCGCACCCATCCTTCGTTGGCTCACCGACGAGCGCGGCCTGCCCGAGGACGTCCTGCGCGTCAACGAGATAGGGGCCGACACGGGGTCGCGCCGCCAGTTCCGTCCCGACGGGATGCCACGAGCGGCCGGTGCCGTCCTCCCGACCATCGTCGATGGTCAACCGATCTATGCCCACATCCGGGTGATGCGTCCCGGTCCCGATCGCACCCGCTACCTCAACCCGGCCTACGACCTCGCGCCGAGCCCGCGCATGTGCAGGTACGAGCCGGCTCGCCGGCTCCACGACGAGATCGTGATCACCGAGGGAGCGATCGATGGGCTGTCGGCCGCCGCCGCGGGGTACGTCGCCGTCCCCTTCTTCGGGACCGGGTGTCCGGATGCCTCACACGCTCTGGCGCTCGCTCGCCTTCCGGGCCCGCTCGTGATGGCCTTCGACCCGGAAGAGGGCAAGGGCCAGCGGAGCGCCGCTCACCTCAGGGCCCTCCTGGCGGCTCACCAACGCACCGCTCTCAATGTGCGCCCGCCCGACGGCGACCTCAACGAGTGCTTGTTGGCGGGAGACGACTGGCCCCAACGGTTCGAGGCGGCGATCGCCGACGCACGGAGGGCGGAGACCATCGGTCGCAGCCTCGCCGGTTGA
- a CDS encoding Mov34/MPN/PAD-1 family protein, producing MGIHPDGAWQQEQLAQIYLATDGRLSFVGDWHVHPAGGFGMSRRDRRTMAATVDEPDSRLAVALMGLLAQEDEHYRLGMWTLGDRRWPFGLPNAVRLPTTIWTPTAGEAFWVRLGIA from the coding sequence GTGGGGATTCACCCCGACGGCGCCTGGCAGCAGGAGCAGCTGGCCCAGATCTACCTGGCGACCGACGGTCGGCTGAGTTTCGTGGGCGACTGGCACGTGCATCCTGCCGGTGGCTTCGGAATGAGCCGCCGAGACCGCCGAACGATGGCTGCCACGGTAGACGAGCCCGACAGCCGCCTGGCGGTGGCGCTGATGGGTCTTCTCGCTCAGGAGGACGAGCACTATCGGCTTGGCATGTGGACGCTGGGGGACCGGCGATGGCCTTTTGGGCTGCCGAACGCGGTCCGCCTACCGACGACTATCTGGACGCCGACGGCGGGTGAGGCCTTCTGGGTGCGGCTGGGCATCGCCTGA
- a CDS encoding D-alanyl-D-alanine carboxypeptidase family protein: MPTGKTIGVTSATALIALLAATIGLPVLTVSGLFDRPELGFGPAGAGLEGVPPVAAEAYQRAAAAAPSFSPPCSIPPSLLAGVGEVESGHGTHGGATASGNGDVRPPIIGIPLPQLGDDTDGGRWDGSSTVDHAVGPMQFIPSTWRAYGADGNDDGAADPHNLYDAALAAAGYLCASGSPMATESDWRRGLWAYNHSEAYADDVLEAARRYEAADTSPTSGSGDVQLVDVEGVGPTNAAWAHQVRSLLAAAAAEGVPLTGSSYRDPAEQIALRRAHCGTSHYAIYEMPSSQCSPPTARPGTSQHEQGLAIDFDACSTRSTACWSWLNANAIRFGLHPLSSEPWHWSIDGN, encoded by the coding sequence ATGCCCACGGGGAAGACCATCGGAGTCACGAGCGCGACGGCGCTCATCGCCCTGCTGGCCGCGACGATCGGCCTGCCCGTCCTGACGGTCAGCGGGTTGTTCGACCGCCCGGAGCTCGGCTTCGGACCGGCCGGCGCCGGCCTGGAGGGCGTTCCGCCGGTCGCCGCCGAGGCCTACCAGCGAGCTGCGGCCGCCGCTCCCTCGTTCTCACCGCCCTGCTCGATCCCTCCGTCCCTTCTCGCCGGCGTGGGCGAGGTCGAAAGCGGACACGGCACCCACGGGGGTGCGACCGCGAGCGGCAACGGGGATGTCCGCCCACCGATCATCGGGATCCCTCTGCCCCAGCTCGGCGACGACACGGACGGTGGACGGTGGGACGGCTCGAGCACAGTCGACCATGCGGTCGGTCCGATGCAGTTCATCCCCAGCACCTGGCGGGCCTACGGCGCAGACGGCAACGACGACGGCGCCGCCGATCCTCACAACCTCTACGACGCCGCCCTGGCCGCCGCCGGCTACCTCTGCGCAAGCGGCTCGCCCATGGCGACCGAGAGCGACTGGCGCCGCGGCCTCTGGGCCTACAACCACTCCGAGGCCTACGCGGACGACGTGCTCGAGGCCGCCCGGCGCTACGAGGCCGCCGACACGTCACCCACATCGGGCAGCGGCGACGTGCAGCTCGTCGATGTCGAGGGAGTCGGCCCGACCAATGCCGCGTGGGCGCATCAGGTCCGCTCGCTCCTCGCCGCCGCGGCAGCCGAAGGAGTTCCGCTCACCGGCAGCTCGTATCGGGACCCGGCCGAGCAGATCGCCCTTCGCAGGGCCCACTGCGGCACCAGCCACTACGCGATCTACGAGATGCCGTCCTCGCAGTGCTCGCCACCGACCGCCCGACCCGGCACCTCACAGCACGAGCAGGGCCTGGCGATCGACTTCGACGCCTGCTCGACCCGATCGACCGCGTGCTGGAGCTGGCTCAACGCCAACGCCATCCGCTTCGGCCTCCACCCGTTGTCCAGCGAGCCCTGGCACTGGAGCATCGACGGCAACTAG
- a CDS encoding SCO6880 family protein, giving the protein MDQSGVFLGLGVLQCVMLGAGILGAVLAISAGAPVAVAAAPLLTAVAVAFGRIGGRAVWEWVPLLVEWSWAGCRRGRRWQAALPLWPTVDPAPAPPCLDGLEIVPIDWRAAGDLGAVRDHQRSTLTVAVPVTGPEFVVQPAIEQERLLAGWGDLLAQFAVERSVVTHLAWSDLARPAGLQEHTAWLDHHDRDTPHPEAESSYRELLQRGADATTTHEVVVTLTVARDRLGRQGGNAEDRLARALITSVEALLRGLRAAGLTAAEPLDPRALQRLVRLRIAPHATKQGPLAGRLADRLQHVVASTAGPLAVESRWHEVRVDSAWHRTWWIGSWPRLAVAPSWLEPFLAAGGITRAMTVVLVPVPTHQSRRRIERDLVKLDSDATTREEKGRRVDARHRRATQALLDREEELVAGYPEVAYAGLVTVSAPSLELLDEHGEIVEQLAREHGMDIRVLDARQDVAWAAALPVGLAPSTLLAS; this is encoded by the coding sequence TTGGACCAGTCGGGGGTGTTCCTGGGCCTGGGCGTCCTCCAGTGCGTGATGCTCGGAGCAGGGATCCTGGGAGCGGTCCTCGCCATCAGCGCTGGAGCGCCCGTGGCGGTGGCGGCGGCCCCGCTCCTCACCGCCGTAGCCGTGGCCTTCGGTCGCATCGGCGGTCGCGCCGTGTGGGAGTGGGTCCCGCTCCTCGTCGAGTGGTCCTGGGCTGGGTGCCGGCGTGGGCGCCGGTGGCAGGCGGCGCTCCCGCTGTGGCCCACGGTCGACCCTGCGCCGGCCCCGCCATGCCTGGACGGGCTCGAGATCGTTCCGATCGACTGGCGCGCCGCCGGCGACCTCGGCGCGGTGAGAGACCACCAGCGCTCGACCCTCACCGTCGCCGTCCCAGTGACCGGACCCGAGTTCGTGGTCCAACCGGCGATCGAGCAAGAGCGCCTGCTCGCCGGGTGGGGCGACCTCCTGGCACAGTTCGCAGTCGAGCGCAGCGTCGTCACCCACCTCGCGTGGTCCGATCTGGCTCGTCCTGCGGGCCTCCAGGAGCACACCGCCTGGCTGGACCACCACGACCGGGACACGCCTCACCCCGAGGCCGAATCGTCCTATCGGGAGCTCCTCCAGCGCGGGGCCGACGCCACCACCACCCACGAGGTCGTCGTCACGCTCACCGTCGCCCGCGACCGGCTCGGTCGCCAGGGCGGCAACGCCGAGGACCGCTTGGCACGAGCGCTGATCACCTCGGTCGAGGCCCTGCTGCGAGGGCTGCGGGCGGCCGGGCTCACGGCTGCGGAGCCTCTGGACCCGAGAGCGCTCCAACGCCTCGTTCGCCTTCGGATCGCTCCGCACGCAACGAAGCAAGGTCCGTTGGCCGGGCGACTGGCCGATCGCCTCCAGCACGTCGTCGCATCGACGGCCGGCCCCCTGGCCGTCGAGTCCCGATGGCACGAGGTCCGTGTCGACTCGGCGTGGCACCGCACCTGGTGGATCGGGAGCTGGCCTCGCCTCGCTGTCGCCCCGAGCTGGCTCGAGCCGTTCCTCGCCGCCGGCGGCATCACGCGGGCCATGACCGTGGTCCTCGTGCCCGTTCCAACCCACCAGAGCCGTCGCCGCATCGAGCGGGACCTGGTGAAGCTGGACTCGGATGCAACGACCCGGGAAGAGAAGGGCCGGCGGGTCGACGCACGGCACCGTCGTGCCACCCAGGCCCTGCTGGACCGTGAGGAGGAGCTCGTCGCCGGCTACCCGGAGGTGGCCTACGCGGGACTCGTCACCGTGTCGGCGCCCAGCCTTGAACTCCTCGACGAGCACGGCGAGATCGTCGAGCAGCTGGCACGAGAGCACGGGATGGACATCCGGGTCCTCGACGCGCGTCAGGACGTCGCCTGGGCCGCCGCTCTGCCCGTGGGCCTCGCGCCCTCGACCCTCCTCGCGTCGTGA
- a CDS encoding heavy metal-responsive transcriptional regulator: MRIGELADAVGVPPETVRFYERRGLLPEPERATNGYRLYHDAALHRLRFIRTAQASGLTLAEIGTIIDLRDEGTVPCSHVGLLLETKLSEVQQRQRHLAAVEAELHQLLRRSRSLDPSKCGDDDVCHILTIDGDDTK; encoded by the coding sequence ATGCGGATCGGTGAGTTGGCAGATGCAGTGGGGGTGCCCCCCGAGACGGTGCGGTTCTACGAGCGGCGAGGGCTGCTCCCCGAACCGGAACGAGCGACGAACGGCTACCGGCTGTACCACGACGCTGCGTTGCACCGGCTGCGATTCATCCGCACGGCACAAGCCTCCGGGCTGACGCTCGCAGAGATCGGTACCATCATCGACCTCCGCGACGAGGGCACCGTGCCGTGCAGCCACGTCGGATTGCTCCTCGAGACCAAACTCTCCGAGGTCCAGCAACGCCAACGGCACCTCGCAGCAGTCGAAGCCGAACTTCACCAACTCCTCCGGCGCAGCCGCTCCCTCGACCCCTCCAAGTGCGGCGACGACGACGTCTGCCACATCCTCACGATCGACGGAGACGACACGAAATAG
- a CDS encoding antitoxin VbhA family protein → MVTDPSAHAWSQRTDTTPASFRVAGWRYLGVDVAYEQSTVIGGGPLMFSALAGASMVGNRRRRDEAGRLAAPRWRPLGDITVVFDDARLLVHHEGAWASVWLDAITMLQGHPGGAGVTLLFADDPPYAFTGAWAGHLAAAIERALAARRAPAGTSVAEGDEPRRSRLVPMGQDPSVRSAVASARLEGVELEPAVVAILEAAAAGEMTSDQARRKILAEHGVDLPTEHRLSQPAHAN, encoded by the coding sequence ATGGTGACCGACCCGAGCGCTCACGCTTGGTCACAGCGCACCGACACCACGCCCGCATCCTTCCGCGTCGCGGGCTGGCGCTACCTGGGGGTCGATGTGGCGTACGAGCAGAGCACGGTCATCGGCGGTGGCCCGCTCATGTTCTCCGCACTCGCCGGGGCGAGCATGGTGGGCAACCGCCGTCGGCGGGACGAGGCCGGTCGGCTTGCCGCCCCTCGGTGGCGCCCACTCGGGGACATCACCGTCGTCTTCGACGACGCACGCCTGCTGGTCCACCACGAGGGCGCATGGGCGTCGGTGTGGCTCGACGCAATCACGATGCTTCAGGGTCATCCCGGTGGGGCCGGCGTCACGCTCCTTTTCGCCGATGACCCTCCCTATGCCTTCACGGGAGCGTGGGCCGGGCATCTGGCGGCGGCGATCGAGCGTGCTCTGGCTGCCCGCCGCGCCCCGGCTGGCACCTCTGTGGCAGAGGGCGACGAGCCGCGCCGTAGTAGATTGGTGCCCATGGGACAGGACCCGAGCGTCCGGAGCGCCGTGGCCTCGGCCCGGCTGGAGGGCGTCGAGCTGGAGCCCGCTGTGGTGGCCATCCTCGAGGCGGCTGCGGCCGGCGAGATGACCAGCGACCAGGCCCGGCGGAAGATCCTGGCCGAGCACGGCGTCGACCTGCCGACCGAGCACCGCCTCTCGCAGCCCGCGCACGCCAACTAG
- a CDS encoding thioredoxin family protein yields MDVTLLYFADCPNWKVADGHLAEVARELPDVTITRQLVSTPEDAARVGFHGSPSILVDGVDVFAQPEDDPGGRVGLSCRVYQTPDGPAGSPTLSQLRAVMTRG; encoded by the coding sequence ATGGACGTGACGCTGCTCTACTTCGCCGACTGCCCGAACTGGAAGGTGGCCGACGGCCATCTCGCTGAGGTCGCCCGAGAGCTGCCGGACGTGACGATCACGCGACAACTGGTCAGCACCCCCGAGGATGCAGCGCGGGTCGGTTTCCATGGCTCGCCCAGCATCCTCGTGGACGGGGTCGACGTCTTCGCCCAGCCCGAAGATGATCCCGGCGGTCGGGTCGGCTTGTCCTGCCGGGTGTATCAGACCCCTGATGGCCCGGCTGGGTCCCCCACCCTGAGCCAGCTGCGAGCGGTGATGACCCGTGGCTGA
- a CDS encoding bacterial transcriptional activator domain-containing protein has product MWTLDQTIDLPPGDISAVPLLVTLGQPDDDGQVYVDLEAEGLVSLIGDGQASRELARSMAMELLLRSTADAPEVFVVGELLDPSVTQGFDHATVVDDWDAIAADLGVWVEQTHRAIETNGWGNGFVGRGADPAHDVLAPLAVIAASAPPQGVLDALTTCRPSTVGVVVVGAVDAPATTIECRAGVVTVPALGLTCTGQMVDTEGAADIARLVRSAEAVELPWPDPDEEPEPDPGETEGDEVDTSEPEYDVLVRLLGDITIEGGRKGIAPKPTAVIAYIAIHRSVSSEQLQDACWSEPGLADHRRRLRDLMSQCRAGVGTNHLPTSHDGRYSAGPRLVTDTELFERRVARAANLPPAEAADVYREALGLVTGKVFSYPSRARSSYTWIDVENLVNRWEVRIAGVAQQCAETYIDLGEPEAAADVLHSVTAALPLHSGLAEALMRAHAAAGNRQAVLSAYAAYIKGLDDLDLDVEDSVQATFDELTG; this is encoded by the coding sequence GTGTGGACGCTGGACCAGACCATCGACCTCCCGCCCGGCGACATCTCCGCGGTGCCGCTCCTCGTCACACTGGGACAGCCTGACGACGACGGCCAGGTCTATGTCGACCTCGAGGCCGAGGGGCTGGTGAGCCTCATCGGCGACGGCCAGGCGAGCCGGGAGCTGGCGCGGTCGATGGCCATGGAGCTGCTGCTCCGCTCGACCGCCGACGCCCCCGAGGTCTTCGTGGTCGGCGAGCTGCTCGACCCGAGCGTCACCCAGGGCTTCGACCACGCCACCGTCGTGGACGACTGGGACGCCATCGCAGCAGACCTCGGCGTGTGGGTCGAGCAGACCCACCGGGCGATCGAGACCAACGGCTGGGGCAACGGGTTCGTCGGCCGTGGAGCCGACCCGGCTCACGATGTCCTCGCCCCGCTGGCCGTCATCGCTGCGTCGGCGCCACCGCAGGGCGTGCTCGATGCGCTGACGACCTGTCGGCCATCGACCGTCGGTGTGGTCGTCGTCGGCGCCGTCGATGCTCCGGCGACGACCATCGAGTGCCGGGCCGGCGTGGTGACCGTCCCCGCCCTCGGTCTCACCTGCACAGGCCAGATGGTCGACACCGAGGGCGCCGCGGACATCGCTCGTCTCGTGCGCTCCGCGGAGGCGGTCGAGCTGCCTTGGCCAGATCCCGACGAGGAGCCCGAGCCCGACCCCGGCGAGACCGAAGGCGACGAGGTCGACACCTCGGAGCCGGAGTACGACGTCCTCGTCCGCCTCTTGGGCGACATCACGATCGAGGGCGGCCGCAAGGGCATCGCGCCCAAGCCGACAGCCGTGATCGCCTACATCGCCATCCACCGGTCAGTGTCCTCGGAACAGCTCCAGGACGCCTGCTGGAGCGAGCCGGGCCTGGCCGACCACCGTCGCCGGCTGCGTGACCTCATGTCACAGTGCCGAGCCGGGGTTGGGACGAACCACCTCCCGACCTCGCACGACGGGCGATACAGCGCCGGGCCACGGCTCGTCACCGACACGGAGCTGTTCGAGCGGCGTGTTGCTCGGGCCGCCAACCTTCCGCCAGCCGAAGCGGCCGACGTCTACCGGGAGGCCCTGGGCCTCGTGACCGGAAAGGTGTTCAGCTACCCGAGTCGGGCCCGGTCCTCGTACACCTGGATCGACGTCGAGAACCTGGTGAACCGGTGGGAAGTGCGCATCGCCGGGGTCGCCCAGCAGTGCGCCGAGACGTACATCGACCTCGGCGAGCCGGAGGCTGCCGCCGATGTCCTTCACTCGGTCACCGCCGCCCTGCCCCTCCACAGCGGTCTGGCCGAAGCACTGATGCGTGCGCACGCAGCCGCCGGCAACCGCCAGGCCGTGCTAAGCGCCTACGCCGCCTACATCAAGGGCCTCGACGATCTCGACCTCGACGTCGAGGACTCCGTCCAAGCCACCTTCGACGAGCTGACGGGCTAG
- a CDS encoding helix-turn-helix transcriptional regulator yields the protein MGALRQLRPPLRGLTQDALAQAADVSQQTVSKIEAGRICPHDRLKARLAQALEADTADLFPWPSQLVQTTAGDVAWPALAGAPSERAGHV from the coding sequence GTGGGCGCACTTCGTCAACTACGCCCGCCGCTACGGGGCCTGACGCAGGACGCGCTCGCCCAGGCCGCGGACGTGTCGCAACAGACGGTCTCGAAGATCGAGGCGGGCCGCATCTGCCCTCATGATCGCCTGAAGGCCCGACTCGCCCAGGCGCTCGAAGCGGACACGGCGGACCTCTTCCCGTGGCCCTCCCAGCTCGTGCAGACCACTGCTGGCGACGTTGCGTGGCCCGCCCTGGCCGGGGCCCCGAGCGAGAGGGCCGGTCATGTCTGA